One part of the Sphingobium yanoikuyae genome encodes these proteins:
- a CDS encoding I78 family peptidase inhibitor has product MRMAMPMPMMATMFLPLAACAATGSEGPDSASPPAMAQGPCRNDGLDRFTGQRATADLGAELLKASGAKTLRWGGPNMAMTMDFRPDRLTVSYDDQMVVISASCG; this is encoded by the coding sequence ATGCGGATGGCGATGCCCATGCCGATGATGGCGACGATGTTCCTGCCCCTGGCCGCCTGTGCCGCGACCGGCAGCGAAGGCCCCGACTCCGCATCGCCGCCAGCCATGGCGCAAGGGCCGTGCAGGAATGACGGGCTCGACCGCTTCACCGGCCAGAGGGCAACGGCCGATCTGGGGGCGGAACTGCTCAAGGCGTCTGGCGCGAAGACGCTGCGCTGGGGCGGCCCCAATATGGCCATGACCATGGACTTCCGCCCCGACCGGCTGACCGTCAGCTATGACGATCAGATGGTCGTCATCAGCGCCAGCTGCGGCTGA